A stretch of Panthera tigris isolate Pti1 chromosome E2, P.tigris_Pti1_mat1.1, whole genome shotgun sequence DNA encodes these proteins:
- the CFAP20 gene encoding cilia- and flagella-associated protein 20 — MFKNTFQSGFLSILYSIGSKPLQIWDKKVRNGHIKRITDNDIQSLVLEIEGTNVSTTYITCPADPKKTLGIKLPFLVMIIKNLKKYFTFEVQVLDDKNVRRRFRASNYQSTTRVKPFICTMPMRLDDGWNQIQFNLSDFTRRAYGTNYIETLRVQIHANCRIRRVYFSDRLYSEDELPAEFKLYLPVQNKAKQ, encoded by the exons ATGTTCAAAAACACGTTCCAGAGCGGCTTCCTCTCCATCCTCTACAGCATTGGCAGCAAACCCCTGCAGATCTGGGACAAAAAG GTGCGGAATGGCCACATCAAAAGAATCACTGATAATGACATCCAGTCCCTGGTGCTAGAGATTGAAGGGACGAATGTCAG caCCACGTATATCACCTGTCCTGCAGACCCAAAAAAGACATTGGGGATTAAACTGCCCTTCCTTGTCATGATTatcaaaaatttgaagaaatactttACCTTTGAAGTACAG GTACTAGATGACAAGAATGTGCGTCGGCGGTTTCGGGCAAGTAACTACCAGAGCACCACCCGAGTCAAACCCTTCATCTGTACCATGCCCATGCGGCTGGATGATGGCTGGAACCAGATTCAGTTCAATCTGTCAGACTTCACACGGCGGGCATATGGCACAAATTACATCGAAACCCTGAGAGTGCAG ATCCACGCAAACTGTCGCATCCGACGTGTTTACTTCTCAGACAGACTCTACTCAGAAGATGAACTGCCGGCAGAGTTCAAATTATATCTCCCAGTTCAGAACAAAGCAAAG caaTAA